A genomic stretch from Pararhizobium sp. IMCC21322 includes:
- the nagB gene encoding glucosamine-6-phosphate deaminase, with amino-acid sequence MKVLIFDTAQQAADALADKLIKQVLSHPTCTLGLATGGTANPVYDKLVRTHLAGDISFKGVRTFNLDEYVALPIAHPLSYHTYMAEHLFEPCDFQTENTHIPNGNAPDLAKEARRYENAITNCGGIDCQFLGIGENGHIGFNEPTSSLASLTRVKTLAPSTVEANSRYFETPEDVPRLCITMGIATILRAAEIALLAVGKRKSEAVRNMIEGPLAAMCPASALQLHQHAEIYLDSEAASRLELLDYYKSVHPCGHAPPL; translated from the coding sequence ATGAAAGTCCTGATTTTTGACACCGCACAACAGGCTGCTGATGCGCTCGCCGATAAGCTGATCAAACAGGTTTTGTCGCATCCGACCTGCACACTTGGTTTGGCGACCGGCGGCACGGCAAACCCTGTGTATGACAAACTGGTCCGCACTCATCTGGCCGGAGACATCAGCTTCAAGGGTGTCCGCACCTTCAACCTTGATGAGTATGTGGCGCTGCCGATTGCGCATCCACTTTCCTACCATACCTATATGGCTGAACATTTGTTTGAGCCCTGCGACTTTCAAACGGAAAACACTCATATTCCGAACGGAAATGCACCTGATCTGGCAAAGGAAGCAAGGCGATATGAGAATGCCATAACGAATTGTGGCGGTATAGACTGTCAGTTTCTTGGCATTGGTGAAAACGGCCATATTGGTTTCAACGAACCTACGTCCAGCCTGGCTTCCCTCACCCGCGTAAAGACACTGGCCCCCAGTACAGTAGAAGCAAATAGTCGGTATTTTGAGACCCCGGAAGACGTTCCGCGCCTGTGTATCACAATGGGTATAGCGACTATTCTGAGAGCGGCCGAAATTGCACTTCTTGCAGTTGGCAAACGCAAGTCCGAGGCAGTCCGCAATATGATTGAAGGACCGTTGGCCGCCATGTGCCCGGCCAGCGCCCTGCAGCTTCATCAGCACGCCGAAATTTATCTGGACTCCGAAGCTGCATCCCGTCTTGAATTGCTGGATTATTACAAATCGGTCCATCCATGCGGACACGCCCCTCCTTTGTGA